The following coding sequences are from one Sphingobium sp. V4 window:
- a CDS encoding alpha-ketoglutarate-dependent dioxygenase AlkB, which translates to MHLAAQQIDLFASPLIPGLRYETGFLSSAEEADLIARINTTPLAPFRFQRWTGKRLTHSYGWSYDFERSSFGPADPLPAWLLPVRDRAARVAGLSADALVQALLIRYDPGAGIGWHKDRPVFEHIVGISLGGLAPMRFRRRTAGGFERRTVSLEPCSIYHLAGEARHGWEHSIAEQDAPRWSITFRSLKPA; encoded by the coding sequence ATGCACCTCGCCGCCCAGCAGATCGACCTCTTCGCCTCACCGCTGATCCCGGGCCTGCGCTACGAGACCGGCTTTCTCAGCAGCGCGGAGGAAGCGGACCTCATCGCCCGGATCAATACCACGCCGCTTGCCCCGTTCCGATTCCAGCGTTGGACCGGCAAGCGCCTAACCCACAGCTATGGCTGGAGCTATGATTTCGAGCGGAGCAGCTTTGGTCCGGCCGATCCCCTGCCCGCCTGGCTGCTGCCGGTGCGTGATCGCGCGGCGCGTGTTGCCGGCCTGTCGGCGGACGCACTCGTCCAGGCGCTGCTCATCCGTTATGATCCGGGCGCCGGCATTGGCTGGCACAAGGATCGCCCGGTGTTCGAGCATATCGTCGGCATTTCGCTTGGGGGCCTTGCTCCCATGCGCTTTCGGCGTCGGACAGCGGGTGGGTTCGAGCGCCGCACGGTGTCGCTGGAGCCGTGCTCCATCTATCATCTGGCAGGCGAAGCGCGGCATGGCTGGGAACATAGCATCGCCGAGCAGGACGCGCCGCGCTGGTCGATCACCTTCCGCAGCCTCAAACCGGCCTGA
- a CDS encoding SOS response-associated peptidase family protein has translation MCNLFTVRKSAAEVAAHFGVAAPVTQFNAPEEVYPGTPGMVVREQNGVRVLQSMTWGWPVRLKGMKPESKPKPVNNIADLRKPFWLGAARKPEFRCLIPLTHFAEAEGKTGAKTRTWFSLHDRPIFAWAGLWRDSAEWGPVFSGAMTNCNDAIRPVHDRMPVLLHEQDYALWLHGSFDDIISFQERCFPDELIAMERTNEPWNKARSAPSAAATLL, from the coding sequence ATCTGCAACCTCTTCACCGTGCGCAAGTCCGCCGCCGAGGTGGCCGCGCATTTCGGCGTGGCGGCGCCGGTCACCCAGTTCAACGCACCCGAAGAGGTCTATCCGGGCACGCCGGGAATGGTGGTGCGCGAGCAGAACGGCGTGCGCGTCCTGCAAAGCATGACATGGGGATGGCCCGTCCGCCTGAAGGGCATGAAACCGGAATCCAAGCCCAAGCCGGTCAACAATATCGCTGATCTGCGCAAGCCCTTCTGGCTCGGCGCCGCGCGCAAACCCGAATTTCGCTGCCTCATTCCCCTCACCCATTTCGCGGAGGCCGAAGGAAAGACCGGGGCCAAAACCCGGACCTGGTTTTCCCTGCACGACCGTCCGATCTTTGCCTGGGCGGGCCTCTGGCGCGACAGCGCGGAATGGGGGCCGGTCTTCTCCGGCGCGATGACCAACTGCAATGACGCGATCCGCCCGGTTCATGACCGGATGCCGGTTCTCCTCCATGAGCAGGACTATGCGCTATGGCTTCATGGGAGCTTTGACGACATCATCTCTTTTCAGGAGCGCTGCTTTCCCGATGAGCTGATCGCCATGGAGCGAACAAACGAGCCGTGGAACAAAGCCCGGTCCGCGCCCTCGGCCGCCGCAACGCTGCTGTGA
- a CDS encoding DUF3606 domain-containing protein produces the protein MADDKAARAPQDSSRIAFGEDYEVQYWTNHSGVSQERLEEAVEAVGNSVCRCRLSEPIGPL, from the coding sequence ATGGCTGACGACAAGGCCGCACGCGCGCCCCAGGACAGTTCGCGCATCGCGTTCGGCGAAGACTATGAGGTGCAATATTGGACCAACCACTCCGGCGTCAGCCAGGAACGGCTGGAGGAAGCAGTTGAGGCGGTAGGCAACAGCGTCTGCCGTTGCCGCCTATCTGAACCAATAGGGCCGCTTTGA
- the xth gene encoding exodeoxyribonuclease III yields the protein MKIASYNVNGVNGRLPVLLRWLYEAEPDIVCLQELKCPQEKFPDAAIRDAGYDAIWHGQSRWNGVAILSRVGKIHETRRGLPGDRHDEQSRYIEAAVGGVLIAGLYLPNGNPRPGPKYDFKLRWFDRLHAHLTSLIDLDAPVVVAGDYNVMPTDLDVYAPDRWRDDALFAPEVRAAYQRLLDQGWTDALRHLHPDETIYTFWKYLRFAFERNAGLRIDHLLLNAQAKARLIAAQVDTAPRGWEKTSDHAPVWIELGEKTRRRRTKKAG from the coding sequence GTGAAAATCGCGTCCTATAATGTGAACGGGGTGAACGGGCGTCTGCCGGTGCTGCTGCGTTGGCTCTATGAGGCCGAGCCCGACATCGTCTGCCTGCAGGAGCTTAAATGCCCGCAGGAGAAGTTTCCCGACGCCGCGATCCGCGATGCCGGCTATGACGCCATCTGGCACGGCCAGAGCCGGTGGAACGGCGTCGCGATCCTGAGCCGCGTCGGCAAAATCCACGAAACCCGTCGCGGCCTGCCCGGTGATCGGCATGACGAGCAGAGCCGCTATATCGAGGCAGCGGTCGGCGGCGTGCTGATTGCCGGGCTCTATCTTCCCAACGGCAATCCCCGGCCTGGCCCCAAATATGATTTCAAGCTGCGCTGGTTCGATCGGCTGCACGCGCATCTTACATCGCTCATTGACCTCGATGCGCCGGTGGTGGTTGCCGGCGACTATAACGTCATGCCCACCGACCTCGACGTCTATGCCCCCGATCGCTGGCGCGATGACGCTCTGTTCGCGCCGGAGGTGCGTGCGGCCTATCAGCGCCTTCTGGATCAAGGCTGGACCGATGCGCTGCGCCACCTGCATCCGGACGAGACCATCTACACCTTCTGGAAATATCTGCGCTTCGCCTTCGAGCGCAATGCGGGCCTGCGGATCGATCATCTGCTGCTGAACGCGCAGGCCAAAGCCCGGTTGATCGCAGCGCAGGTGGATACAGCGCCGCGCGGCTGGGAGAAGACGAGCGACCATGCGCCAGTCTGGATTGAGCTTGGCGAAAAGACGCGGCGGCGCCGAACGAAGAAAGCGGGTTGA